The following coding sequences lie in one Moritella viscosa genomic window:
- a CDS encoding putative general secretion pathway protein A codes for MYTEFFHLKEMPFSIAPDPRFFFMSDRHKEALTHLTYGLQGAGGFVMLTGEVGTGKTTVSRALAEGLTNDTILGYIHNPAISELELLATLCDQFKLDYDNNGLSLKVLFDLLHHYLLSNCQQHKSCVVMIDEAQLLSTKALEQLRLLTNLDVDHKKLLHIVLIGQPELQQKLKQPELRQLAQRITARYHLLPLTESELTSYVAYRLSIASGNPGLFNTKVLKCIYQHTLGIPRLVNLVCDKALYYAFKENANKITPQHVQEAVNAVVVTGTIKSKSSKVSLFAGALGMVLIGFGLAGFQLGLFDRLIDKASTAEVAVVNDTPDKIEVNKLVIDEVPPVMSEVISDKAFLANINSARQSSAATQFLYKEWGYDIALNDATCRNAQYAKLRCLQRQGNYAQLVQYNLPAVVRLLDNLGEDYYATLLSITSLGVELQLNNSHLLVSQAWFEKYWSGDFTLFWTAPSRFKNSLKQNDKGTLIRWLDRNVSAALGEEALSGTRFDAILMKKVIRFQQQAGLTADGIVGPQTMMTVVHYADSTVPKLNVATHILEKK; via the coding sequence ATGTATACTGAGTTTTTTCATTTAAAAGAAATGCCTTTCTCTATTGCTCCCGATCCTCGTTTCTTTTTTATGAGCGATAGGCATAAAGAGGCACTGACACACCTGACTTATGGATTACAAGGTGCAGGTGGTTTTGTCATGTTAACCGGTGAAGTAGGAACCGGTAAAACCACAGTTTCACGTGCACTAGCTGAGGGCTTAACGAATGACACGATCTTGGGTTATATTCATAATCCTGCAATAAGTGAGCTGGAGTTACTCGCGACGCTCTGTGATCAATTCAAGCTCGACTATGATAATAATGGACTGAGTTTAAAAGTACTCTTTGATTTATTACATCATTATCTACTCAGTAATTGTCAGCAACATAAATCCTGCGTGGTTATGATTGATGAAGCACAATTATTATCCACTAAAGCACTGGAACAATTACGTTTGTTAACCAACCTCGATGTTGACCATAAAAAGCTATTACACATAGTATTAATTGGCCAACCCGAGTTACAGCAAAAACTAAAACAGCCTGAATTACGCCAACTCGCGCAACGTATTACCGCTCGTTATCATTTATTGCCTTTAACTGAATCTGAATTAACCAGTTACGTGGCGTATCGTCTAAGTATTGCATCCGGTAATCCAGGTTTATTTAACACCAAAGTATTAAAGTGTATTTACCAACATACTTTAGGTATCCCGCGTTTAGTTAATTTGGTGTGTGATAAAGCCTTGTATTATGCGTTTAAAGAAAATGCCAATAAAATTACCCCACAACATGTGCAAGAAGCCGTTAATGCGGTCGTTGTTACTGGGACAATCAAATCCAAGTCTAGCAAAGTAAGCTTATTTGCGGGTGCGCTAGGTATGGTATTAATAGGTTTTGGTTTGGCTGGTTTTCAGCTGGGGTTATTTGATCGCCTAATAGATAAAGCGTCAACTGCAGAAGTAGCGGTAGTCAATGACACTCCAGACAAGATTGAGGTAAATAAACTTGTCATAGATGAAGTACCTCCTGTTATGAGTGAGGTCATATCTGACAAGGCGTTTTTAGCGAATATTAATTCTGCACGACAAAGCAGTGCAGCTACTCAGTTTTTATATAAAGAGTGGGGCTATGATATTGCATTGAACGATGCGACTTGTCGTAATGCGCAATATGCGAAATTACGTTGTCTGCAGCGACAGGGTAATTATGCACAATTAGTACAATATAACTTACCTGCTGTGGTCCGTTTACTGGATAACCTCGGTGAAGATTATTACGCAACCTTGTTGAGTATTACGTCGTTAGGTGTGGAGTTACAATTAAACAACAGCCATTTATTGGTGAGCCAAGCTTGGTTTGAAAAATATTGGAGTGGTGATTTCACATTATTTTGGACAGCACCAAGTCGTTTTAAAAATAGCTTAAAACAAAATGATAAAGGTACACTAATACGCTGGTTAGATCGTAACGTGAGTGCCGCGCTTGGTGAAGAAGCCTTATCAGGTACGAGGTTTGATGCGATATTAATGAAAAAGGTGATACGTTTTCAACAACAGGCGGGTTTAACCGCTGATGGTATTGTTGGTCCTCAAACTATGATGACAGTTGTCCATTATGCTGACAGCACTGTGCCAAAATTGAATGTGGCGACACATATACTGGAGAAAAAATGA
- a CDS encoding putative general secretion pathway protein B — translation MSLAVGKILSLCSFSASLAVSVLWSPALFANDNARHNINVTRPVLAGVEQTDPLTILKLPDIEFEHPLSVVSIPETPVLPSYSPDNVPAVIVPSSKPIVKEAQASELLTMNDELANEQVSAELLAKFNRALTATSDTDSIPVKVIAESYNAVPIKDLPAHLRAQIPDISYSSHVYSSQPQNRSVRLNNRDLREGSWLSDDVEILEILQNEVIMRVGAQSFSLQALSDWSA, via the coding sequence ATGAGCCTTGCAGTTGGTAAAATCTTAAGTCTATGCAGTTTTAGTGCAAGCTTAGCGGTGAGTGTATTATGGAGTCCAGCCTTATTTGCAAACGACAATGCTCGTCATAATATAAATGTAACAAGGCCTGTTTTAGCGGGCGTTGAACAAACCGATCCGCTGACTATTCTAAAGTTACCTGATATTGAGTTCGAGCATCCATTATCCGTGGTGAGTATTCCGGAAACACCTGTATTACCTTCGTATTCACCAGATAATGTACCTGCTGTGATTGTACCGAGTAGCAAGCCTATAGTGAAAGAGGCTCAAGCTTCTGAGTTATTAACGATGAATGATGAATTAGCTAATGAGCAGGTGTCTGCCGAACTACTCGCTAAATTTAATCGGGCGTTAACGGCGACAAGTGATACTGATAGCATTCCTGTTAAAGTGATAGCTGAGAGCTACAATGCCGTCCCTATTAAGGACTTACCCGCACACTTGCGTGCGCAAATCCCTGATATCAGCTATAGTTCGCATGTGTATTCGTCGCAACCACAAAATCGTAGCGTGCGTCTTAATAACCGAGACTTACGTGAAGGAAGTTGGTTAAGTGATGATGTTGAGATTTTAGAGATATTACAAAATGAAGTGATTATGCGCGTTGGTGCGCAGAGCTTTAGTCTCCAAGCTTTATCTGATTGGTCTGCATAA
- a CDS encoding putative 2-nitropropane dioxygenase yields MKTRITELLGIEHPIVLPGMSWISKPELVAAVSNAGGLGILATGPLSQEETRAAIKKIRELTDKPFGIGATLLMPGAKENAKIGIEEQVPVINFSLGKGDWIVEQVHAYGGKVIATVVNEKHAKSAQSIGADALMVTGHEAAAHGGDVTSLVLVPAIASAVDIPVIATGGFADGRGLIAAISLGAEGVAMGSRFATSQESALHNDVKQIITSKSENDTIYSKNFDGLYARVLKTPASIKATKKPMHFALALFKSVKAAKMVDLPFWKLVAGVFVQFDKIKQLSYFGAATEKLEAATINGDLTTGVQFIGQSQGLINDVPSVAIIVERIMTEADHVINKLAKQ; encoded by the coding sequence ATGAAAACACGGATTACAGAATTATTAGGGATTGAGCATCCCATCGTCTTACCTGGTATGAGTTGGATATCAAAACCAGAACTTGTTGCGGCCGTTTCCAATGCTGGAGGTTTAGGTATTTTAGCAACAGGACCATTGAGCCAAGAAGAAACCCGCGCAGCAATCAAAAAGATCCGTGAACTTACTGACAAACCATTCGGTATTGGCGCTACCTTACTTATGCCAGGGGCGAAAGAAAATGCCAAAATAGGTATTGAAGAACAAGTACCCGTGATTAACTTCTCACTTGGTAAAGGTGATTGGATCGTCGAACAGGTCCATGCTTATGGTGGTAAAGTCATTGCCACGGTCGTTAATGAGAAACATGCGAAGTCTGCACAATCGATTGGTGCTGATGCCTTGATGGTAACAGGCCATGAAGCTGCCGCACACGGTGGCGATGTCACCTCACTAGTATTGGTACCCGCGATTGCCAGCGCCGTGGATATTCCCGTTATCGCGACGGGCGGTTTTGCTGATGGTCGAGGTTTAATTGCCGCTATTTCACTTGGTGCTGAAGGGGTTGCAATGGGCTCCCGTTTTGCCACCAGCCAAGAAAGTGCTTTGCATAATGACGTTAAACAAATCATTACTAGCAAATCAGAGAACGATACTATCTATTCGAAAAACTTTGATGGTCTCTATGCCCGCGTTTTAAAAACGCCAGCTTCTATTAAAGCAACCAAAAAACCAATGCATTTTGCCTTAGCCTTATTTAAATCGGTAAAGGCCGCTAAAATGGTCGACTTACCGTTTTGGAAATTAGTCGCAGGCGTCTTTGTGCAATTCGATAAAATTAAGCAATTGTCATATTTCGGTGCAGCAACTGAAAAACTAGAAGCCGCCACCATTAATGGTGATTTAACTACTGGTGTGCAATTTATTGGTCAATCGCAAGGATTGATTAATGATGTACCAAGTGTCGCTATTATCGTAGAGCGTATTATGACAGAGGCAGATCATGTGATTAATAAATTAGCGAAACAGTAA
- the srmB gene encoding ATP-dependent RNA helicase srmB — protein MDFESLDLDPELIAALTDNNLVKPTLIQQQVLPTAMEGRDILASAPTGTGKTLAFLLPAVQHLLDFPRRELGPGRVLILTPTRELASQVFQQAKMLAAYTDHKVSMVTGGVDYALHAEVLKNSLDIVIATPGRLLEYIRRDAFECAAVEVLILDEADRMLDMGFYDDVKKITDEMTRRQQTMLFSATLEGRGIERFAEELLKEPAEFTANPSRKEKAKIHQLMHHVDNHAHKQALLVHWLRDESTTRSIVFVKTRERLAELVSYLQSQGIPCAYLRGEMDQAKRTRSLNQFKNDKVKVLIATDVAARGIDVQDVSHVFNFDLPRSAEVYVHRIGRTARAGKKGTAISLVEAHDLRIFGKIERYTEETIKRRVIQGLKPNNKIAMSKTKKKAKVAATGKNKVSAKAKLKAKKRTKKNKSKSK, from the coding sequence ATGGACTTCGAAAGTCTCGATCTAGACCCTGAATTAATTGCAGCACTTACTGATAATAATCTTGTTAAACCAACATTGATTCAACAGCAAGTATTGCCAACTGCCATGGAAGGTAGAGATATCCTTGCATCTGCACCGACAGGTACAGGTAAAACGCTGGCATTTTTATTACCAGCTGTTCAGCATCTTCTTGACTTTCCACGTCGTGAATTAGGCCCTGGACGAGTACTTATCTTGACACCAACGCGAGAACTCGCGAGTCAAGTATTCCAACAAGCTAAAATGCTAGCGGCCTATACTGACCATAAAGTATCTATGGTAACGGGTGGTGTTGATTATGCGCTACACGCTGAAGTATTAAAAAATAGTCTTGATATTGTCATCGCTACACCGGGTCGTTTATTAGAATATATCCGTCGTGACGCATTTGAATGCGCAGCCGTTGAAGTACTGATTCTAGATGAAGCAGACCGTATGTTAGATATGGGTTTTTATGATGACGTGAAAAAAATCACTGATGAAATGACTCGTCGTCAACAAACAATGCTATTTTCTGCGACCCTAGAAGGTCGTGGTATTGAGCGTTTTGCTGAAGAACTATTGAAAGAGCCAGCTGAATTTACAGCAAATCCTTCACGTAAAGAAAAAGCGAAAATTCACCAACTAATGCATCACGTTGATAATCATGCACACAAGCAAGCCTTGTTAGTGCATTGGTTACGCGACGAAAGCACAACTCGTTCTATCGTATTTGTAAAAACTCGTGAACGTTTGGCTGAATTAGTAAGCTATTTACAGTCTCAAGGTATTCCGTGTGCTTATTTACGTGGAGAGATGGATCAAGCAAAACGTACTCGTTCATTAAATCAATTTAAAAACGATAAAGTAAAAGTACTGATTGCGACTGACGTCGCCGCTCGTGGTATTGATGTTCAAGATGTAAGCCATGTATTTAACTTTGATTTACCACGTAGTGCTGAAGTTTATGTTCACCGTATTGGCCGTACAGCACGTGCCGGTAAGAAAGGTACTGCAATTTCATTAGTTGAGGCGCATGATCTACGTATCTTCGGTAAAATTGAACGTTATACTGAAGAAACGATTAAACGTCGTGTAATTCAAGGTTTGAAACCAAACAATAAAATTGCAATGTCGAAAACTAAGAAAAAAGCAAAAGTAGCGGCGACTGGTAAAAATAAAGTATCAGCGAAAGCAAAACTTAAAGCTAAAAAACGCACCAAGAAAAACAAGTCTAAAAGCAAGTAA
- a CDS encoding putative exported protein, putative invasin, whose protein sequence is MNPRGLFSAVVLSSSVTLLLSLSPSIHAAEDKYYSENEGEISNQGYWGKQRGHVGGEEQRKPSPVVEDAEEPKFTPFELPEPLYSNLSFGITLHSNYDDYDRHGTSLANNPGIDYVLDNVFADDLVWQANVDYKNKDILVSNGIGILPEDSLIGVGVNAFWDVELNSGNHRLSLGTKYDDPNYIFNLSSNIYLPLSGKGDKDDLVNSVDIRAEGAITTTVQFHSSFEYFFGDDIQMNDDYDPSDNSHKLTVGLDYTPIALLQLGAEATKVKDHDVGYGVYLYFNYNPWRPFSEQLELILDNGFSMHQMIPFSRSKVLPHTAN, encoded by the coding sequence ATGAACCCACGTGGTCTATTTTCTGCTGTAGTATTATCTTCTTCTGTTACGCTGTTACTATCTTTATCTCCCTCTATTCATGCGGCTGAAGATAAGTACTATTCTGAAAATGAAGGTGAAATTTCCAATCAAGGTTATTGGGGGAAACAGCGCGGTCATGTTGGCGGCGAAGAACAACGTAAACCATCACCAGTGGTAGAAGATGCTGAAGAACCTAAATTTACACCGTTTGAATTACCTGAGCCGCTTTATTCTAATCTTAGTTTTGGCATAACGCTACACAGTAATTATGATGATTATGATAGGCATGGTACTTCGTTAGCGAATAACCCCGGGATTGATTACGTACTCGACAATGTCTTTGCTGATGATCTTGTTTGGCAAGCGAATGTCGATTACAAAAATAAAGATATATTAGTCTCTAATGGTATTGGTATTTTACCTGAAGATAGTCTTATTGGTGTGGGCGTTAATGCCTTTTGGGATGTTGAACTTAATTCCGGTAACCACCGTTTGTCGCTTGGTACTAAATATGATGATCCTAATTATATCTTTAATCTGTCATCGAATATTTATCTACCGTTGTCTGGTAAAGGTGACAAAGATGACCTAGTTAACAGCGTGGATATTCGTGCCGAGGGAGCAATAACGACAACTGTACAATTCCATAGTTCTTTTGAATACTTCTTTGGTGATGATATTCAAATGAATGACGATTACGATCCTTCTGATAATAGTCATAAATTAACTGTGGGTCTTGATTACACGCCAATCGCATTATTGCAACTGGGAGCTGAAGCAACCAAAGTGAAAGATCATGATGTTGGTTATGGTGTGTATCTTTACTTCAACTATAATCCATGGCGACCATTTAGTGAACAACTAGAACTTATTTTAGATAATGGTTTTTCTATGCATCAAATGATCCCATTCTCGCGTTCTAAAGTACTTCCGCACACAGCAAACTAG
- the yfiC gene encoding tRNA (adenine-N(6)-)-methyltransferase, which translates to MTNKNDGFSFKQFHVSHVDCAMKVGTDGILLGGWADVTTTSEAQLKALDIGTGSGLISLMLAQRCKGELQATAIDIDELACRQAKKNIDNSPWSSSVVVKHVALQPFTQAYKDEDTKFDLIISNPPYFVHGQDFADDARKTARHTGSLTHQELVGCALELLSPNGRVALVLPHDAGCELVNYCQQLGNLKITCLNIRTTPKKAYKRMLMSISRGGNELKNQSLTVHNPDGSYSHAYQAITKDFYLKM; encoded by the coding sequence GTGACAAATAAAAATGATGGTTTTAGCTTTAAACAGTTTCATGTTTCACACGTTGATTGTGCGATGAAAGTAGGAACTGATGGTATTTTACTTGGCGGCTGGGCGGATGTGACAACAACGTCCGAAGCACAACTAAAAGCACTTGATATTGGTACAGGATCTGGCCTTATTAGCCTTATGTTAGCGCAACGCTGTAAAGGTGAGTTACAAGCAACCGCAATTGATATTGACGAATTAGCGTGCCGACAAGCAAAAAAGAATATTGATAACTCACCATGGTCATCTTCAGTCGTAGTTAAACATGTTGCTTTACAGCCATTCACCCAAGCATATAAAGATGAAGATACTAAGTTTGACCTTATTATTTCTAATCCTCCTTATTTTGTTCATGGCCAAGATTTTGCTGATGACGCCCGTAAAACAGCAAGACATACGGGAAGCTTAACACATCAAGAACTTGTGGGTTGTGCGCTGGAATTATTATCACCAAATGGGCGTGTGGCTCTTGTATTACCTCATGATGCTGGTTGTGAACTTGTTAATTACTGCCAACAATTAGGTAATTTGAAAATAACGTGTCTTAACATCAGAACAACGCCTAAAAAGGCTTACAAACGTATGTTGATGAGCATTTCTCGTGGTGGTAATGAGTTGAAAAACCAGTCGCTTACTGTGCATAATCCTGATGGTAGTTACTCCCATGCTTACCAAGCTATCACTAAAGATTTTTATTTAAAAATGTAA
- a CDS encoding branched chain amino acid transport system II carrier protein: protein MTIKLKTADVLAIGFMTFAFFLGAGNIIFPPLAGNLAGQSFMPAMAGFLVTAVGLPLITIIAVAKAGGGLITMTRFLPAMVGTAIAVAIYVIIGPAFAAPRTSLVAYEMGIKPFLGDAANDTTLALYSVIFFIITAYFALGQGKMIDNIGKILTPALIILLTVLAIAVFIMPQGDIGVAREAYVDSPFTKGFLEGYNTMDTFASLMFGMLIINVLKSKGVTDKAGQFKYLVMAGSIAAAGLAFVYVSLFYLGATSQSLIAVGADVNGAMILATYVQALFGMPGQYILAAVVTLACLTTAVGLASAVAEFFHELKPQWSYKMLVIINCILCAIVANVGLSQLISISVPVLFAVYPLAIAIVALILLQERFPNPQFAFRLVMVIAFMFGVLDGMKVAGLAMSGFEFLPLFDQGLAWVLPTTVAIIVSIVAMRPQTNLGTATAK from the coding sequence ATGACAATTAAGTTAAAAACAGCTGATGTTTTAGCCATCGGTTTTATGACGTTCGCCTTCTTTTTAGGCGCGGGCAATATCATCTTTCCACCTCTAGCTGGTAATCTTGCTGGGCAATCATTTATGCCTGCAATGGCTGGTTTCCTTGTGACCGCTGTCGGTTTACCACTTATTACAATCATCGCAGTCGCAAAAGCAGGCGGTGGTTTAATTACCATGACTCGTTTTTTACCGGCAATGGTCGGAACCGCGATTGCTGTGGCCATTTATGTCATTATTGGTCCAGCCTTTGCTGCACCAAGAACAAGCTTGGTTGCTTATGAAATGGGGATTAAACCTTTCCTCGGTGATGCCGCTAACGATACGACACTGGCTTTGTATTCTGTTATTTTCTTCATTATTACTGCTTATTTCGCTTTAGGCCAAGGTAAAATGATTGATAATATCGGTAAAATCTTAACTCCAGCATTAATTATTCTGTTAACAGTATTAGCTATTGCGGTCTTTATTATGCCACAAGGTGATATTGGCGTGGCACGTGAAGCGTATGTCGATAGTCCTTTTACCAAAGGTTTCCTTGAAGGTTATAATACTATGGATACCTTTGCGTCATTAATGTTTGGTATGTTGATTATTAACGTACTTAAAAGCAAAGGCGTAACAGATAAAGCGGGTCAATTTAAATATTTAGTTATGGCGGGCTCTATCGCAGCAGCTGGTCTTGCATTTGTTTACGTTTCACTATTCTATTTAGGTGCAACGAGCCAATCTCTAATTGCTGTTGGCGCTGATGTAAATGGTGCGATGATCTTAGCTACTTATGTACAAGCATTATTCGGTATGCCAGGTCAGTACATTTTAGCTGCGGTAGTAACATTAGCCTGTTTAACAACGGCTGTTGGTCTAGCCAGTGCGGTTGCAGAGTTCTTCCACGAATTAAAACCACAATGGTCATACAAAATGTTAGTTATCATTAACTGCATCCTATGTGCGATTGTTGCGAACGTTGGTTTATCTCAATTAATTAGCATTTCTGTACCGGTATTATTTGCGGTATACCCACTTGCGATTGCGATTGTGGCACTTATCTTATTGCAAGAGCGTTTCCCTAATCCACAATTTGCTTTTCGTTTAGTGATGGTTATTGCATTCATGTTTGGTGTATTAGATGGTATGAAGGTAGCTGGTTTGGCAATGAGTGGTTTTGAGTTCTTGCCATTATTTGATCAAGGTTTAGCTTGGGTATTACCAACAACAGTTGCTATAATAGTATCGATTGTTGCAATGCGTCCACAGACAAACTTGGGTACTGCTACAGCTAAATAG
- a CDS encoding membrane protein, with product MGNELWLALAIVLIIEGVMPMLMPKQWQKMLFIITQQPTDKVRKYAGCLVVIGIVLLITF from the coding sequence ATGGGTAATGAACTGTGGTTAGCGTTAGCGATTGTATTGATCATCGAAGGTGTTATGCCTATGTTGATGCCTAAGCAATGGCAGAAAATGCTTTTCATTATTACTCAACAGCCAACTGATAAAGTACGTAAATATGCGGGTTGCCTAGTCGTTATTGGCATCGTGCTATTGATTACGTTCTAA
- the purA gene encoding adenylosuccinate synthetase produces MGKNVVILGTQWGDEGKGKVVDLLTDRAKYVVRYQGGHNAGHTLVINGEKTVLHLIPSGILRSNVKCIIGNGVVLAPDALMTEVKMLEERGIPARERMLISEACPLILPYHVSLDAAREKALGKKAIGTTGRGIGPAYEDKVARRGLRVGDLFNMEQFAVKLKEVMEYHNFQLQHYYNEPEVSYEDVLAQMHEVAPILLDMIVDVTSLLDDARRRGDDIMFEGAQGTLLDIDHGTYPYVTSSNTTAGGVATGSGFGPCHIDYVLGITKAYTTRVGSGPFPTELDDEIGNHLGTKGHEFGATTGRERRCGWFDAVAIKRAIQLNSITGFCLTKLDVLDGLETLKICTGYMQQDGSILDVPPMAADGYELVEPVYEEMPGWSDVTYGATSLEQLPEAAIAYIKRIEEITGVPIHIVSTGPDRNETMVLVNPYDV; encoded by the coding sequence ATGGGAAAGAATGTAGTTATTCTCGGCACTCAATGGGGTGACGAAGGTAAAGGTAAAGTAGTTGATCTACTAACTGACAGAGCTAAATATGTTGTGCGCTACCAAGGTGGTCACAATGCTGGTCACACATTAGTAATCAATGGTGAAAAAACAGTTCTTCACTTAATTCCATCTGGTATTTTACGTTCAAACGTTAAATGTATCATTGGTAACGGTGTAGTATTAGCACCTGATGCATTAATGACTGAAGTTAAAATGCTTGAAGAGCGAGGCATCCCAGCTCGTGAGCGTATGCTTATCAGTGAAGCGTGTCCATTAATCCTGCCATATCATGTATCACTAGATGCTGCCCGTGAAAAAGCACTTGGCAAAAAAGCTATCGGTACAACTGGTCGTGGTATCGGTCCAGCTTACGAAGATAAAGTAGCGCGTCGTGGTTTACGTGTTGGCGATCTATTCAACATGGAACAGTTTGCTGTTAAATTGAAAGAAGTAATGGAATACCATAACTTCCAACTACAGCATTACTATAACGAACCTGAAGTAAGCTACGAAGATGTACTAGCACAGATGCACGAAGTTGCACCTATTCTACTAGACATGATCGTAGACGTAACTTCACTTCTTGATGATGCACGTCGCCGCGGTGATGACATCATGTTTGAAGGTGCTCAAGGTACGTTACTTGATATCGATCACGGTACTTACCCGTATGTTACATCATCAAATACAACTGCAGGTGGCGTAGCTACTGGTAGTGGTTTTGGTCCATGTCACATCGATTACGTTCTTGGTATTACTAAAGCTTACACTACGCGTGTTGGTTCTGGTCCATTCCCAACTGAACTTGATGATGAAATCGGTAATCACCTAGGTACTAAAGGCCATGAATTTGGTGCTACTACTGGACGTGAGCGTCGTTGTGGTTGGTTTGACGCAGTTGCAATAAAACGTGCAATTCAGTTAAACAGCATCACAGGTTTCTGCCTAACTAAACTAGACGTATTAGACGGTTTAGAAACGTTAAAAATCTGTACTGGTTACATGCAACAAGACGGTTCAATCCTAGACGTGCCGCCAATGGCTGCTGACGGTTATGAACTTGTTGAACCTGTATACGAAGAAATGCCAGGTTGGAGCGATGTAACATACGGCGCAACTTCTCTAGAGCAACTTCCAGAAGCTGCAATCGCTTACATCAAGCGTATTGAAGAAATTACGGGCGTGCCAATTCATATCGTATCAACTGGCCCAGATCGTAACGAAACAATGGTATTAGTTAACCCATACGACGTATAA
- the ispB gene encoding octaprenyl-diphosphate synthase, producing MDIKAIQALSKQDMDAVNELILDRLQSDVALVNQVGYYIVNGGGKRIRPLIATLSARALGYQGQQHVGVAAIIEFIHTSTLLHDDVVDESDMRRGRETANAAFGNAASVLVGDFLYSRSFQMMAKLNNSKIIDILSDATNVIAEGEVLQLMNCNDADTDEKRYMDVIYYKTAKLFEAATQLAAVISQQPAHIEQAMIDYGVHLGAAFQLIDDVMDYTADAQEMGKNVGDDLAEGKPTLPLIHAIANGTEQEALMVREAIEKMNGMDNLDAILAILDRTGSLNYCFDKAQQEADLAVQAIAVLPESEYKQALISLAYIAANRNN from the coding sequence ATGGACATTAAAGCCATTCAAGCGTTATCCAAACAAGATATGGACGCTGTCAATGAACTCATTTTAGATCGACTGCAATCTGATGTTGCCCTCGTAAATCAAGTGGGTTATTACATTGTAAATGGTGGCGGTAAACGCATTCGTCCACTAATAGCAACGTTAAGTGCACGCGCACTGGGTTACCAAGGTCAACAACATGTTGGTGTAGCCGCTATCATCGAGTTCATTCATACTTCAACCTTATTACATGATGATGTGGTTGATGAGTCAGACATGCGTCGTGGTCGTGAAACGGCGAATGCTGCATTTGGCAATGCGGCAAGCGTGTTAGTGGGTGACTTCTTATACTCACGCTCTTTTCAGATGATGGCAAAACTCAATAACAGTAAAATTATCGATATTTTGTCTGATGCAACTAATGTGATTGCAGAAGGTGAAGTATTACAGCTAATGAATTGTAATGATGCAGACACTGACGAAAAACGTTATATGGATGTCATCTACTACAAAACAGCCAAGCTATTTGAAGCCGCTACGCAACTTGCTGCCGTTATCTCTCAGCAACCAGCGCACATCGAACAGGCGATGATAGATTATGGTGTACATTTAGGTGCCGCATTCCAGTTGATTGACGATGTGATGGACTACACGGCAGACGCTCAAGAAATGGGTAAAAACGTCGGTGATGACCTTGCTGAAGGAAAACCAACATTACCATTGATTCATGCGATAGCGAACGGTACCGAGCAAGAAGCATTAATGGTACGCGAAGCAATCGAGAAGATGAATGGCATGGATAATCTTGATGCAATTCTGGCTATTCTTGACCGTACTGGTTCACTTAATTATTGCTTTGATAAAGCCCAGCAAGAAGCTGATTTAGCTGTTCAAGCCATTGCAGTACTACCTGAATCAGAATACAAGCAAGCACTTATTTCACTGGCCTATATTGCAGCAAACAGAAATAATTAA